From Sceloporus undulatus isolate JIND9_A2432 ecotype Alabama chromosome 6, SceUnd_v1.1, whole genome shotgun sequence, one genomic window encodes:
- the MEX3B gene encoding RNA-binding protein MEX3B, translated as MPSSLFAEMERNGSVVGGVGGETLDDQRALQIALDQLSLLGLDNDEAASLYDNEPRKKSVNMTECVPVPSSEHVAEIVGRQGCKIKALRAKTNTYIKTPVRGEEPLFVVTGRKEDVAMARREIISAAEHFSMIRASRNKNTVLNGTVPSPPNLPGQTTIQVRVPYRVVGLVVGPKGATIKRIQQQTHTYIVTPSRDKEPVFEVTGMPENVDRAREEIEAHIAMRTGGIIELTDDNDFHANGTDVGFELGGGAGSLWSKPTPPPPPPPPPPPPPPPPPPSAPPTPGRKPFCSYRNDSSSSLGSASTDSYFGSGGSARLADFSPPSPALSFPSHNGGNHNHNGYGAYGEGLSSPEGCGSSELPGFESPPGFDLAPAPPPTAPLLWSQFERGSPASPTALAFPAGSGNGGPPPPNANLALLASGSGGGQRRGAGPPPPPTRISPPLHGGAGSVVLAVEQQHPLARRVRSDPGGRLIAAAVAAAAAAAAAASSSSSYPLYANGLGCHLPGLPSDSSASSSSSSSSSSSSSSSCSSSSGLRRKGSRDCSICFESEVIAALVPCGHNLFCMECANRICEKTEPQCPVCHSAVTQAIRIFS; from the exons ATGCCCAGCTCCTTGTTCGCGGAGATGGAGCGGAATGGGAGCGTTGTGGGAGGCGTGGGAGGCGAGACCTTGGACGACCAGCGCGCCCTCCAGATCGCCCTGGACCAGCTCTCCCTGCTGGGCTTGGACAACGACGAGGCCGCCTCCCTCTACGACAACGAGCCCAGGAAGAAGAGCGTCAACATGACCGAGTGCGTCCCGGTGCCCAGCTCCGAGCACGTCGCCGAGATCGTCGGCAGGCAAG gttgtaaaatcaaagcactccgGGCCAAGACCAACACCTACATCAAAACCCCAGTCCGCGGGGAGGAACCGCTCTTTGTGGTGACAGGCAGGAAAGAAGATGTCGCCATGGCCCGGCGGGAGATCATTTCTGCAGCAGAACATTTCTCCATGATCCGTGCCTCCCGGAACAAAAACACCGTCTTGAATGGGACGGTGCCCAGTCCTCCCAACTTGCCTGGGCAGACCACCATCCAAGTGCGGGTGCCTTACCGCGTGGTTGGCCTGGTGGTGGGACCCAAAGGAGCCACCATCAAGCGGATTCAGCAGCAAACGCACACCTACATTGTCACGCCCAGCCGTGACAAGGAGCCTGTCTTTGAGGTGACTGGCATGCCAGAGAACGTGGACCGGGCCCGGGAGGAGATTGAAGCCCACATTGCCATGCGCACCGGTGGCATCATTGAGCTGACCGACGACAATGACTTTCATGCCAACGGCACCGATGTGGGCTTTGAACTGGGTGGTGGTGCTGGCAGCCTCTGGAGTAAACCCAccccaccacctcctccacctcccccaccaccgcctcctcctccaccaccaccaccctctgcGCCTCCAACACCTGGCCGCAAACCTTTCTGCAGCTACCGCAACGACAGCTCTAGCTCGCTGGGCAGTGCCTCCACTGACTCCTACTTCGGTTCTGGAGGCAGCGCCCGCTTGGCTGACTTCAGCCCACCCAGTCCAGCCTTGAGCTTCCCTTCGCACAATGGTGGCAACCACAACCACAATGGCTACGGTGCCTATGGGGAGGGCCTCTCCTCACCTGAAGGCTGTGGCTCCTCTGAGCTGCCCGGCTTTGAGTCCCCGCCGGGCTTTGACTTGGCTCCGGCACCTCCACCCACTGCGCCCTTGCTCTGGTCCCAGTTCGAGCGTGGGAGCCCTGCCTCGCCCACTGCACTCGCCTTCCCTGCTGGCAGCGGCAATGGTGGCCCGCCTCCCCCAAATGCCAACCTGGCCTTGCTGGCAAGTGGCAGTGGTGGCGGGCAGAGGCGTGGTGctgggccgcctcctcctccgacaCGGATCTCCCCGCCTCTGCATGGTGGAGCCGGAAGTGTGGTGTTGGCAGTTGAGCAGCAGCATCCTTTGGCACGACGGGTGCGGAGCGACCCGGGAGGCCGCCTCATTGCCGCCGCTGtagctgccgccgccgccgccgctgctgcagcctcttcatcttcttcctacCCTCTCTATGCCAACGGGCTGGGTTGCCACTTGCCCGGCTTGCCCTCTGACTCCTcggcctcctcttcttcctcctcttcgtccagctcttcctccagctcctcttgttcttcttcctccGGCCTGCGACGGAAAGGCAGCCGCGACTGCTCCATCTGCTTCGAGAGCGAGGTGATCGCAGCCCTGGTGCCCTGCGGCCACAATCTCTTCTGCATGGAGTGTGCCAACCGGATTTGTGAGAAGACGGAGCCCCAATGCCCAGTCTGCCACAGTGCTGTCACCCAGGCCATCCGCATCTTCTCCTAG